A genomic region of Danio aesculapii chromosome 21, fDanAes4.1, whole genome shotgun sequence contains the following coding sequences:
- the LOC130214384 gene encoding pre-mRNA-splicing factor RBM22 has protein sequence MATSLGSNTYNRQNWEDSDFPILCQTCLGENPYIRMTKEKFGKECKICARPFTVFRWCPGVRMRFKKTEVCQTCSKMKNVCQTCLLDLEYGLPIQVRDTGLSVKDEVPRSDVNKEYYTQNMEREIANSDGTRPVGLLGKAPSSSDMLLKLARTTPYYKRNRPHICSFWVKGECKRGEECPYRHEKPTDPDDPLADQNIKDRYYGINDPVANKLLMRASTMPRLDVPEDKSITTLYIGGLGENVTDSELRNHFYQFGEIRTITIVQRQQCAFIQFATRQAAETAAEKSFNKLIINGRRLNVKWGRSQAARGKGEKDGVTESGIRLEPVPGLPGALPPPPVSDEDASTNYFNLAPTPSPAVMNLGLPPPPGVTMPPPPGFGPPMFHTMDPMAPPVPPPMALRPPGQVHYPSQDPQRMGAHASRHGGP, from the exons ATGGCGACGTCTTTGGGATCCAACACTTACAATAGGCAAAACTGGGAAGATTCG GATTTTCCCATCCTCTGTCAAACATGCTTGGGAGAAAACCCTTACATCCGCATG ACGAAAGAGAAATTTGGCAAGGAGTGCAAG ATCTGTGCACGTCCCTTCACAGTTTTCCGCTGGTGTCCTGGAGTCAGGATGCGCTTTAAGAAGACAGAAGTGTGTCAGACCTGCAGTAAGATGAAGAATGTCTGTCAGACCTGCCTCCTGGATCTGGAATATG GTTTGCCTATTCAGGTCCGTGATACTGGGCTCTCCGTTAAGGATGAAGTACCGCGATCAGATGTGAATAAGGAGTATTACACTCAGAATATGGAAAGAGAG atTGCCAACTCTGATGGCACGAGACCTGTGGGTTTGCTTGGAAAGGCTCCGAGCAGCAGTGATATGCTTCTGAAACTGGCGCGCACTACACCGTACTACAAGAGGAACAGACCACACATCTGCTCCTTCTGGGTTAAAGGAGAGTGTAAAAGAGGAGAAGAGTGTCCATATAG GCATGAAAAGCCCACTGATCCGGATGACCCACTGGCCGATCAGAACATTAAGGACAGATACTATGGAATTAATGATCCTGTGGCTAATAAACTGCTGATGCGAGCCTCCACCATGCCCAGACTGGACGTACCGGAGGACAAGTCCATCACCACACTCTATATTGGAGGCCTGGGAGAAAACGTCACAGACTCGGAGCTCCG GAATCACTTCTACCAGTTTGGAGAGATTCGGACCATCACCATCGTCCAGAGACAGCAATGTGCTTTTATTCAGTTCGCCACTCGACAGGCTGCAGAAACGGCTGCGGAGAAGTCCTTCAATAAACTCATCATCAATGGACGCCGTCTTAATGTTAAATGGGGCAG GTCACAGGCAGCGCGAGGTAAAGGAGAGAAGGACGGGGTGACTGAGAGTGGCATCAGACTGGAGCCGGTGCCAGGGCTTCCTGGTG CTCTGCCTCCACCACCTGTCTCTGATGAAGATGCGTCCACCAATTACTTCAATCTGGCTCCCACACCCTCCCCTGCTGTCATGAACCTGGGTCTTCCTCCTCCACCCGGGGTGACCATGCCTCCTCCACCTG GATTTGGTCCTCCTATGTTCCACACCATGGACCCCATGGCCCCACCAGTGCCCCCTCCAATGGCCCTGAGACCTCCCGGACAGGTACACTACCCATCGCAGGATCCTCAGAGGATGGGTGCCCACGCCAGTCGCCATGGAGGCCCCTAG